The sequence CGAACGACGACGGCAGCAGCACCAGCGTGAATAGTACGTCGGTCAATTACGCCAAAACCATCACCTCTAATCTGGCGATCAGTGTTGGTACTAACTACACGACGCAGCGCTCTGCGGGCGATCCCACTGTCAAGGGTTTAGACAATTTGGGTCTCGGGATTAAGTACATGGTGTATGTCAATCCGGTCCATGAATTCATGTTATCCGTTGGAGTCGATAGTGATATTGGCGGCACCGGCAGCAAGGCAATCGGTAGCAACTATTCTACCTATACGCCGACAATTTACGCTGGCAAAGGATTTGGCGATTTGCCTGATGCGCTGCGTTGGCTCAAGCCGGTCGCCATCACGGGAACGCTGGGACAGCAATACGCGAGTAACAGCAGTGTTCCGAATGCCGTTAATTGGGGAATGACATTGCAATACAGCTTGCCGTATCTGCAATCCTTCGTCAAAAACATTGGTTTATCCAAACCTTTCGCCAACATGATTCCTGTGATTGAGGTCGCCATGAGTACTTGCACTAGCGGCAGTTGCTCCGGTCATACCACGGGTACGATTAATCCCGGCGTTATATGGGAATCACGGCTCGGTCAGATCGGCCTGGAGGCCCAAATCCCGGCCAACAGCGCTAGTGGCCATGGCGTCGGGGTGCTGGTTCAGACTCACTTTTTCTTCGATGACATATTCCCGCGATCTGTCGGCAAACCCATTTTTTAAAGATCGTTCGCTATGAAAAACTTTCGTTTTTTTTCTTTGGCATTCCGGTCCCGGCTCAGCCTGATCGCCTTTAGTATACTTTGCGTTGCCAGTATTGGTCAGGCCTTTGCGCACGCGCAACCTGAGACTCAATCGCCAATGGCGGGTACAGTCATCAAGGCGCCCACCGAAGTCCGCATCACTTACGATGAGGCGCTTGAGTCGGCGTTTAGCAGTCTGGTCGTCAGCGATGCACAAGGCAAGCAAGTCAATAACGTCAAGGCTGAAGTGGATGGCGCGACACACAAGACCATGCATGTCTCATTGCCGGCGCTACCGGCTGCGGTCTATCAAGTGAAATGGGTGGCGGTGGCAGATGACGGTCACCGTACGCAAGGTAGTTATAAATTTACGGTGAAGTAATGGGAGCGGTTGCTGCTAATTGGCTTCAACCGCTGTTTGCGGCAGTGACGAATGCTGCGCTGGCAATAGCGGTGGGGATCGCTGTGCTGCGACCGGTATTGCAGCCTGCGGCGTTATCGGTGGCAATGCTCAAACGTCTCACCGCTATCGGCCGCTGGGCCTGCGGCTTGATCGGTATCGCACTGGCCGCATATTGGTGCGCCAGCACCATCGCCATGACTGACAGCCAAATCACCGACCTGCCAGCGTCATTATGGTTAGTACTGACGCAATCACATTTTGGGTCGATGGTATGGCTGGCTTTCGCAGCATGGGTATTGCTGACAATCACGACGATCGCGGTAAAAATACCTGCGCGGCATAACCTATTTGTGCTTGGCCTGATCGTTTTTTCTCTCGCACGTGCGGCCACGGGACATGCTGCTGATGATGGATTTTTCAGCTTCTCGGTATTCATCCACACCGCGCACATTTTAGGGGCGACGGCTTGGGCCGGATCGGTGCTGCTCTGCGTCTTGCTCAGCGGCGACTGGGAACTTTGGCCGTTAACTCAGCGCGTTGCCCTAGCGCATCGTTTGTCCGACGTGGCCACCTGGGCGTGGGTCGTTGTTGTTGGCAGCGGCCTTTTTAATGTTGCTCGCACACTCGAAAATGCGAGCAATATCTGGGCTTCCGACTACACTTGGATATTATTGGCAAAGCTGTGCGCAGTGGCGATCGCTTCCGGTTTGGGATTGCGAAATCGCTGGCATTGGATGATCAGATTAGACCGTGACGAAACAAAGGGCGCAGCCGGTTTTAGACGCGTCTTGATTGCTGAACTCATTGTTTTGTTGATAGTGCTGGCATTTGCTGCAAAGTTGGGAACGACCATGCCAGCGCAATAACGCATTTGGGAAATTGGACCTGAATTAAAAAAACGCAATCGTGTGAAACATGGCGTGTCACGTGGATTGCGTTTTTTATTTTTAACCAGCTGTCCGAATTAATTAAATGTCAGTCCACATTCTAAGGAGGTTATGGTAACTTCCGGTCAATTGTACCAACGCGTGAGAGTCAGCACCACTTTGTGTCAGGCGCTGTATCGCGCTATCCAGATCAAACAATAAAGTGCGTTGTCCATCATCACGAATCATGCTCTGAACCCAGAAAAATGCCGCTAATCGGGCACCGCTTGACACAGGCTTGACCTGATGCAAACTCGTGGCCGGGTAGACAATCATATGACCGGCAGGCAGTTTCACCGATTGCACACCGTATGTATCCTCAATCAGTAGTTCACCGCCTTCATAGGTATCTGGCTCACTCAAAAACAAGGTCGCCGATATATCAGTACGGATCTTCATCCGGCTTCCCGGAATCTGCCTGATTGCACCGTCAACATGGCTGCCGAAAGCCATCCCACCCTGATAGAGATTGAACATGGGTGGATAAACGTGATTGGGTAGCGTCGCACTGATAAAAAGAGGATGCCGCTCCAGCTCGGCCAGAATCAAGTCTCCCAGTTCAATTGCAATCGGCGCGTGTTCATTGATTTGCAGATTGCGCTTGACCTGAGCACCTTGATGGCCAGCCGTCGCACGACCATCGACCCATGCGTCCCCCGCGGTGTCCAGCTTATCTCGGACCAGTTGAAGCTGCTCGGCATTCAATACCTTCGGAATTTCTAACAGCATGGGTCAATCACCTTCAATTAAAAACGATAGTTTACGCTGGCGAGCATGGTGATGCCAACACCCGGTACGGAACGACCGCCATCGGAAGGTATCAATGCATCGATGTAATGTTTGTTGGTCAAATTGAGCAAGTTCAAACGTAGATCATACTTCGGTTGATGATACGCCACAGTAGCATCCCAACGCGTGTAACCACCAGCAGAAACGACATCGGTATTGCTGGCAAAACGATTCGACATGTATAGCATACCGCCGCCAACTTCCCAGACCTTGGTGAGATTATAAGTCGTCCACAAAGTCATATTGTCGCGCGGCGTATTCGCCAGCGTTTTACCTTGCGTACCGTCCGCAGCCGAGGCATGGATCACGGTTGGATTCAAGTGCGTATAGCCACCAATCACTTGCCATTGTGGTGTAATGTGACCGCTTGCGCCCAATTCGAAACCAGTGACACGGACGTCTCCGTCAAGTTGATATACACCCGTCGTTACCAGCGAACGCGCATTGGTTTTTTCAATATCAAAGATCGCCGAAGTCAAGGAGAGGTCGCCGTTAAACAGATCCCACTTGGCACCGACTTCATACGATTTATTGGTTTCCGGCGCGACGTTCTGTAGTCCCGAAGTGACGGTCAACTGTTCGAGTGATGGATTAAACGAGGTCCCGTAAGATGCATAATAAGATTGCGCGTCGGTCGGTTGATAAATGACCCCTGCGCGTACACTAGTGAAATCAACAGTTTGATCCGCACGGCTCAACGCTGGCGTACCGGTGGCGATACTGTTATTTAACGCAGCTTGATACCGATCCCAACGTACCCCACCCACCAGCTTCCATTCTTTATTCAAAGCAACAGTGTCATTCACGTACGCCGCCAATGCATTCGCGCTCGACGTAGCACGATTGCCCAGGGTGGAGGTGACGTTCGCAGGCTGCGATTGATAGACCGGATTAATCAACGTGACAATCGGCAGATTATTGCGCGTGTAGCCCGTATTGTCGTACTCATCATGGCTAATTTCGGTCCCCACGATCAACGTATGCTTGAGCGTGCCGGTATCAAACTTACCAATCAAATCGGTCTGGTTGTCTAGCGACTGATCATGAATATTACGATCATGACTGCTCAGTTTTACGTACAATTGACTTAATGGCAATGCCGTTGTATTGCCTGTTGCCACCGTTGGCAACGCCGTAAAGGTGCCATTAGTTACGGTGCCAACGTTATTCGCCGCGGTTTCCCGTGCGTCCGTTACGTAATTACTAAACTGCGTCTGATTGCGCAAAGTCCAAATGTCGTTGATCTTATGCTCAACGCGTGCGCTGATGATCGCCACGTCCTGAATGGTACGGTCATCATTGAGGCCGTAAAAAGTATCACGCGAAACTTGCGCCGAACGACCATTTACTGGGGGCAAACCGTAATCAGGCATGTCACGATTATGTGAAATCAGCGCTGAGAAGGTCACTTCAGTTGGCGTACCGATACCGAAGCGCAAGGAAGGGGCAACCCCGAAATCTTGATTACTCATTTGATCGCGATTGGTTTTGGCTTCTTGCCCCATCATTTCGACACGAAATGCCGACGTATCGGACAGCTTGCGATTGAAATCGCCGGTCGAGCGCACACCGCCATTGGTGTCTGCACTGAGAGATACTTGATTTGCATCTGTCAAAAATGGTGCCTTGCTGACCTGATTAATCACACCGCCAGTTGAACCGCGACCGAACAACATGGACGAAGGGCCCTTCAACACTTCAACCGATTCAAGGTAATACGTATCGCGATAATACTGACCACGGTCGCGCGAACCATCCAGATACATATCAGTACGCGCGCTGAAACCTCGTAAATTGAAATTATTACCGATTTGGCCACCTTCAGCGCCACCGATCGTGATACCCGGGACATTCCGCAAAGCCTCCTGCAACGAGGCCGCGCCTTGCGCTTCCAGTACCGCACGGTTGATCACATTGACCGATTGGGGGATATCACGAATCTTCGTCGCCACCTTGCCGCCGACAGTACTGGTCCCGGGATTGTAGTCCGACTTATCAGTCCCGCTTTTTACCGATACTTCCGGCAACGTTGCTTCAGCTTGTGAAGTTTGGGCGGTTTGTACAGTTTGTGCGAAAGCGGCTTGTTGCGTTGCAACAGGGGCAGCAAAAGCGGTCAGTAATGCAGCTGCCAATGGCGTGAGACGTCGTTTCATTACTTAATTCCTTGATTAGTCAGTAACTGCCCGATGCATTCGGGCAGATGGCGTTTTTAACGATGAAGAATTTGGCGGGCTGGCCGGATAAAAACCCAGTTGGCTGACTAATATTCACAAAAGCAATAAATAGATACTGGATACCAGATACGAATATACGAATATACGAAGATGCAGGTGGTCAGGCGATTCTTAGGCGCGGATTGCAACAATTCACAAGGCAATATTCAATTTCTGCATAATTTTTCGTTAGCACGGAAT is a genomic window of Glaciimonas sp. PAMC28666 containing:
- a CDS encoding copper resistance protein CopC, which gives rise to MKNFRFFSLAFRSRLSLIAFSILCVASIGQAFAHAQPETQSPMAGTVIKAPTEVRITYDEALESAFSSLVVSDAQGKQVNNVKAEVDGATHKTMHVSLPALPAAVYQVKWVAVADDGHRTQGSYKFTVK
- a CDS encoding copper resistance D family protein codes for the protein MGAVAANWLQPLFAAVTNAALAIAVGIAVLRPVLQPAALSVAMLKRLTAIGRWACGLIGIALAAYWCASTIAMTDSQITDLPASLWLVLTQSHFGSMVWLAFAAWVLLTITTIAVKIPARHNLFVLGLIVFSLARAATGHAADDGFFSFSVFIHTAHILGATAWAGSVLLCVLLSGDWELWPLTQRVALAHRLSDVATWAWVVVVGSGLFNVARTLENASNIWASDYTWILLAKLCAVAIASGLGLRNRWHWMIRLDRDETKGAAGFRRVLIAELIVLLIVLAFAAKLGTTMPAQ
- a CDS encoding Fe2+-dependent dioxygenase; translation: MLLEIPKVLNAEQLQLVRDKLDTAGDAWVDGRATAGHQGAQVKRNLQINEHAPIAIELGDLILAELERHPLFISATLPNHVYPPMFNLYQGGMAFGSHVDGAIRQIPGSRMKIRTDISATLFLSEPDTYEGGELLIEDTYGVQSVKLPAGHMIVYPATSLHQVKPVSSGARLAAFFWVQSMIRDDGQRTLLFDLDSAIQRLTQSGADSHALVQLTGSYHNLLRMWTDI
- a CDS encoding TonB-dependent siderophore receptor encodes the protein MKRRLTPLAAALLTAFAAPVATQQAAFAQTVQTAQTSQAEATLPEVSVKSGTDKSDYNPGTSTVGGKVATKIRDIPQSVNVINRAVLEAQGAASLQEALRNVPGITIGGAEGGQIGNNFNLRGFSARTDMYLDGSRDRGQYYRDTYYLESVEVLKGPSSMLFGRGSTGGVINQVSKAPFLTDANQVSLSADTNGGVRSTGDFNRKLSDTSAFRVEMMGQEAKTNRDQMSNQDFGVAPSLRFGIGTPTEVTFSALISHNRDMPDYGLPPVNGRSAQVSRDTFYGLNDDRTIQDVAIISARVEHKINDIWTLRNQTQFSNYVTDARETAANNVGTVTNGTFTALPTVATGNTTALPLSQLYVKLSSHDRNIHDQSLDNQTDLIGKFDTGTLKHTLIVGTEISHDEYDNTGYTRNNLPIVTLINPVYQSQPANVTSTLGNRATSSANALAAYVNDTVALNKEWKLVGGVRWDRYQAALNNSIATGTPALSRADQTVDFTSVRAGVIYQPTDAQSYYASYGTSFNPSLEQLTVTSGLQNVAPETNKSYEVGAKWDLFNGDLSLTSAIFDIEKTNARSLVTTGVYQLDGDVRVTGFELGASGHITPQWQVIGGYTHLNPTVIHASAADGTQGKTLANTPRDNMTLWTTYNLTKVWEVGGGMLYMSNRFASNTDVVSAGGYTRWDATVAYHQPKYDLRLNLLNLTNKHYIDALIPSDGGRSVPGVGITMLASVNYRF